Proteins from one Mytilus galloprovincialis chromosome 11, xbMytGall1.hap1.1, whole genome shotgun sequence genomic window:
- the LOC143052934 gene encoding uncharacterized protein LOC143052934, whose product MAPLSEEEENYVRLALLLKGVTPRAVRTFFDREFPPTYLPSTLNTNYNTLWDLKLKRIINQAQWNLLIPKNGIPDSKTFDVTLMICLIRNLTSISHPINGFDCLPLPGEITPGSDLARIKYYRNKLAHHDSNTIDSAYFNTAWGDISDAVGRLGGQKMYQECQILKMKILDQSNQEIILEIKQSLEEMKELRQTIDNLGTEHAKVTENLRELQSSHSTLKTSHNTLQAEHIEVRNSLKDPIPPNIKDQFLKQIADWKKKDTMFVSTRASDYVMECLQDNSCVTLTAPSGAGKSFIARHTALTLQKAGYKIVPVIQPDDIRNYYQPGELTVFIVDDICGNFTANQQQIDTWKQLLPVVDTIIADTCCKIIASCRLQVYKDDKFNTLLPFKFCECNLISDKLCLTSKEKNSIASKYIGSGLADLDEVSENSDFFPLLCSLYNDEKHGDVNTFIENPYIFYENEIDSLSRQGDEGKSKKCSLALLVIFNNQLREKWFKGRITNDQTNIIKDTCEACGINSIPKANLKTELDTLVGTFVSKQDGIYRTIHDKLFDILAYYFGKKIIECLIEHGDSELVHQRFIWQTPPDDENSDIDFIIEISDDHLELYLERFIKDWLAGKVAVVFSNNNMKISSFRQQLIQYLQQLDKLQQVKLANTKDTVEPKESCASGTTPLVYICYDGYTDMVQWMLHNYVDVDQCRDTGASGLFMASQEGHTDIVTLLLERNHDVNLCTNDNCSPLLQASQNGHTDIVKLLLERNPDINLCDKDGKSPLLRASTYGHTDIVNLLLERNPDVNLYNKNGFSPLIKASLNGHTDIVRLLLERNSYPCDNTPLGSSCVNNNISISNSPSLVQSLMKHKPDVNAQTYDGGNALYFSAFHGNLKITKLLLENDADCDICTYSKQFQTDLIKDNPIGTLKQLQQGCFEYLIKNALSYVANYVRKQSVDYVFDMEADCSPLHIACFMGRIDIVGCLLDNNANINLTKKDGITPLFYACEVGHDHIVQLLLHKGADSHISRLDGKLPLGIAIDNEHTSIVSILTEHKKRADQLPV is encoded by the exons ATGGCACCCCTTtctgaagaagaagaaaattatGTCCGCCTAGCATTGTTATTGAAAGGAGTGACACCTAGAGCAGTCCGTACCTTTTTTGACAGAGAATTTCCACCTACGTATCTACCATCAACGCTGAATACAAACTATAACACTCTTTGGgacttgaaattaaaaagaatcaTTAATCAGGCTCAATGGAATCTTTTGATTCCAAAAAATG GAATTCCGGATTCCAAAACATTCGATGTAACGTTGATGATCTGTTTAATCAGAAACTTGACATCTATCAGTCATCCGATCAATGGATTTGACTGTCTACCACTGCCAGGGGAGATAACTCCAGGATCTGATCTAGCCAGGATTAAATATTATAGGAATAAACTAGCACATCATGATAGTAATACAATAGACTCTGCTTATTTCAATACAGCATGGGGAGATATATCAGAT GCTGTAGGTCGATTGGGAGGTCAAAAAATGTACCAAGAGTGTCAAATATTAAAGATGAAAATCTTAGACCAGTCTAATCAGGAAATTATATTGGAAATCAAACAATCACTTGAAGAGATGAAAGAACTGAGACAAACAATAGACAATTTGGGAACCGAACACGCAAAAGTGACAGAAAATCTTAGAGAATTACAATCTTCCCACAGTACATTAAAAACTTCCCACAATACTTTACAGGCTGAACACATAGAAGTCAGAAACAGTTTAAAAGACCCAATACCACCAAACATCAAAG atcaatttctaaaacaaatagCAGACTGGAAAAAGAAGGATACTATGTTTGTGTCTACGAGAGCCAGTGATTATGTCATGGAATGTTTACAGGACAACAGTTGTGTAACTTTAACTGCCCCATCAGGAGCAGGGAAATCTTTTATTGCAAGACACACAGCGCTAACTCTACAGAAAGCAGGATACAAAATAGTTCCCGTGATACAACCGGAtgatattagaaattattatcaaCCCGGTGAACTGACAGTCTTCATTGTAGATGACATTTGTGGAAATTTCACTGCCAACCAACAACAGATTGATACCTGGAAACAACTGTTACCTGTAGTTGACACAATTATTGCAGATACATGTTGTAAGATTATTGCATCATGTAGGTTACAAGTATATAAGGATGATAAGTTTAATACATTATTACCTTTTAAATTTTGTGAATGTAACTTGATATCAGATAAACTATGCCTTACatctaaagaaaaaaatagtatagCAAGTAAATATATTGGTTCAGGATTAGCCGATCTTGATGAGGTATCagaaaatagtgatttttttccTCTTTTGTGCTCTTTATATAATGATGAAAAACATGGAGATGTGAACACTTTTATCGAAAATCCATATATTTTCTATGAAAATGAAATAGACAGTTTAAGTAGGCAAGGTGATGAGGGGAAATCTAAAAAATGCAGTCTAGCTTTATTAGTTATTTTCAATAATCAGCTGAGAGAGAAATGGTTCAAGGGTAGAATTACAAACGATCAAACAAATATCATAAAAGACACATGTGAGGCTTGTGGTATCAACAGCATTCCAAAGGCAAATCTAAAGACAGAACTTGACACTCTAGTTGGTACATTTGTCTCTAAACAGGATGGTATTTACAGAACAATACATGATAAATTGTTTGACATCCTTGCCTATTACTTTGGTAAAAAAATCATAGAATGTTTAATAGAACATGGTGATAGTGAGTTAGTACATCAACGTTTTATTTGGCAGACACCACCAGATGACGAGAACAGTGACATAGACTTCATTATTGAAATATCAGATGATCATTTAGAATTATATTTAGAAAGGTTTATCAAGGACTGGTTAGCAGGAAAGGTTGCAGTTGTGTTCAGTAACAATAATATGAAAATATCATCATTCAGACAACAGTTAATACAGTACTTACAGCAACTTGATAAATTACAGCAGGTTAAATTAGCTAATACAAAGGATACAGTGGAACCAAAGGAGAGCTGTGCTTCTGGTACTACTCCactggtatatatttgttatgatgGTTATACTGACATGGTCCAGTGGATGTTACATAATTATGTGGATGTGGATCAATGTAGAGATACTGGGGCAAGTGGACTGTTCATGGCAAGTCAGGAAGGGCATACCGATATAGTAACGTTACTGTTAGAGAGGAATCATGATGTAAATTTATGTACCAATGATAACTGTAGTCCTCTGTTACAGGCAAGTCAAAacggacatactgatatagtaaagttactgttagagagaAATCCTGATATTAATTTATGTGACAAGGATGGTAAGAGTCCTCTGTTAAGGGCAAGTACATatggacatactgatatagtaaattTATTGTTAGAGAGAAATCCTGATGTTAATCTATATAACAAGAATGGCTTTAGTCCTCTGATAAAGGCAAGTCTGAATGGACATACTGACATAGTAAGATTACTACTAGAGAGGAATTCTTATCCATGTGACAATACACCACTGGGTTCTTCATGTGTCAATAACAACATCAGTATCAGTAACAGTCCGAGTCTTGTCCAGTcattaatgaaacataaaccagaCGTTAATGCCCAGACATATGATGGAGGTAATGCTTTATATTTCAGTGCATTTCATGGAAACCTAAAGATAACAAAGTTACTGTTGGAGAACGATGCTGACTGTGATATATGTACGTATAGTAAACAGTTTCAAACCGATTTAATTAAAGACAATCCGATTGGAACATTAAAGCAATTACAACAGGGCTGTTTTGAATACCTTATAAAAAATGCATTGTCATATGTAGCAAATTATGTCCGTAAACAGTCAGTAGATTATGTTTTTGATATGGAGGCTGATTGTTCTCCATTACACATTGCCTGTTTTATGGGAAGAATAGATATAGTGGGTTGCCTTCTTGACAACAATGCTAACATCAACTTGACCAAAAAAGATGGAATAACACCCTTGTTTTATGCGTGTGAAGTAGGACATGATCATATTGTTCAGTTATTGTTACATAAAGGAGCAGACTCACACATATCTAGACTAGATGGAAAACTCCCTTTAGGCATTGCAATAGATAATGAACATACATCTATAGTATCCATCTTGACAGAACACAAGAAAAGAGCAGATCAacttcctgtttga